The genomic segment AGGTCGACATGGCGGTCACGTTCCGTTTGTTAGTAGTAGTACCATCAAAGCGGGGAACACACTGTTTATTCGAGGCTGAGGTGAGCATACCGTGAGAGTGGCAACGATGTAGTTTCTCACAGAGCCTTCATTCATTACATTCACCGAATTTACCCGACCCACATAACGTGATGGTCACCTTTTGCAAACACCGTGGACCTCGGATACGCCGGAAGTCGAGGGTTTCTAGTTGTGTCTGCCGACTGTACAGATAACGTTATTTTTTAGCATGTGGATGCTAAGTAATGGTTTACCGTCTCTTAGTATCGATACAAAACTCTTCAACCTACCTGCTTGCATAATTCAGAGAGATCGCAGCGGCATACCCCATAACGACAATCTAAACATGGATATGATACCTGCTCAGGGGAGAGACTCCTGGTGGGTCTGCTGTAGCAAGCAGAGAATGCATCCTTGAGTACATCTTCTAATCTGGTAATGATTGATTGGAAGGGGCAATTTCTGTGCTGTAGGATAGGCCTGAACAAAATCTTCCTGTTACTTCGCGAGTGCCTATTGAATATAGTGAAGGATAATGGCTTGACCGAGTGCTAACCAGGGGCGATGAGTAGAAACTGATGGCAGCTCTTCGTATGACTGAGTAGCCGATAGGTGGGAGTACAGACTTCGCTGCCTTCGTGCcgctgctttttctctcctagGCGACAGGACGCAGTCCCACACAGAGACGGCGTTGCAGGTGCTTTACTTTTTGTTGATCAGCAGATCATACTATACACTCTTTTGCAGTTCTCATAGCAAACCTAAAGATCCAGTTAGCGTGCCTTTGTGGTAATCAAACAGGATGAGGCATGAGGATTTCTAGAGCAACTGGGCCTAACCAGCCACATCACACCGCCCTGCTTGTTTGCTTAGTAGCTCAACTGCATATTCATTCTCATGGGAGAAGGGAAATGGGGATTTCTTAGTGTTTTCATCGACGGTGAGAGAGTTTTATGCTGGGACCAATTGGTCAACAAGAAAGCCTTCACACAACCCAGGCAAGAAGTCAGAATCCGGAACCCTCAGACAGCAATAAACACCCATACGTGAAACGCGGGACAGGTGCTCCAATGGGCCCTCCGACTCGTGCGCGTATTCAACATCTTGCAGGATGGCGTTCCGCTGCAGAACATTATCATGCTACAGAAAACACTATCTCACCGAGTCTCTGGATGAGTCACACCACTTGCATATGTAGTGCTACAGGAAAAAAGTGCACAGGATGCATCCGTCGGCTTAGCTCAAGTACTGACCGACAACAGCGGTCACACCCAGATCCAATGAGCGCCTCATGCTCTACGCTGATACATTCCAACGGTCGCTCTCTGGTGGACGAAGCGGTGAGGCTTTTCGATGACCAAAATGGACACCCGCAATGCAGGAAAGGACAAGAGGGACGAGGGACACCTGCCAACGTCTTGCCTGTACGTTGAAGTTTCTGAGCGCGCTTCCATTATTACGGCGTCACCAAGTCCGTCACAAGGGTCCCAGCGAAGTTCTATATCGACCCGTTCACGGACCAGGGCCTAAACGTGGTCAGCAACGTGCCAGCACGCACCCTCGTGGACACTGGGAAGCCCGATGGCGCATCTCACATTTTTGTCAACGATCGACAGGGAGAAGTCTTCTTCCATCAATCTGGACGTCTTCGTAATCCAATAAAAACAAACGAATATGGGAGACCTACCACCTCATCCCTACCCTAAAAAGGGTCAGAGGACTGAGACTCGCGGACAGACAATCTACGTAAGCTGCATGCCCCTGAGACCTTATCGGATCTTCTTTAGCatcctttgtttcctctgtcacTTTGGAGGATTGTCCGTACATGCCATCCCTTGCTTGCACCATTCGCCACTAATCTCCCTCGCCATTCCAATTTCGGAAGTGTCAGCCGACCGTTCTGTTTCTTGAGCGGCTCTTTCACTGCTGCatttctccagcttctcgcctttccaccCCTCGCAACACCTGTCGCGCTGGTGTAGCAGTGAGCAAGACACAACAACACCACTCTCACGTCGAAAGTGTTTCTACCCAAGTGACACGGGGGAGTTGCCACCTATAGATCAGGCCCACCAGGGTAGCACTTGCAGACAAGTCATCGCCTCTTTGCAACCAGACACGGCCGTACCGATGGCTCCGGTCGCTTTGTGGCTGCCAGTTTTCCTCAAGTGACAGGAGAAATATCTGCTGCACAATCTAAGCGTTGTTTGCatcctccctcttctccacctgcgccttcttcttcaatTTCTTCGGATTTACCGAAACGGccaacaacgccttcagaCTTTCATCCTCAACTGTGTGAATGCTGTCCAACTCCTTCTCGTACAGCAAGGGGAGACCGGTGACCTGCATGGAAAGAATTCGACGTGCCAtcagaaaacaaaaaaacgATCCACGTTTTGTCGGCGGCGACGGCTGCACGCTTTTCGACCTTTCCGACCAGATACCGGCTTCTTCACATCACAACACGGCGACACGATTGGCACACCTAAAGCGTGTTATCACGATGCATATGCGGATTACGTACAAATATGTAATGCTTCTGCACTAGACTTGTGACAGACAAGGCATAACCACACACTTTACTTCAACGTTTCTCCGAGCTCTTCCTCCCGGAACTGAACAGGGTTGAACCCCGCTGAGAATAATATGAGAAACGAACAAAGGCTGACTAGGTGTATACAAATCGTACGCTTCAAGGACTGAGATTGTCTGCACACAGAAGAACTAGCTCACCTTCTTTGTGCCCgtggggaggaggaggagagtgAATTTGAACTGGGCTACGTATTCGCCAGGTTTCTCTGTGAAGAACAACCAAGAAACATTCGCGTCGCGGAAAAACAGTGCACTAAACTAAGCGAAACATGGTTGCAGGGTGTCGTCCACCGAAGGCTTTCTTTGCATTGAAGCAAAAAGGCTTTTCGGGTTTGTGAGGAGCAGCTGCCGTGAAAGCACTGTGCAGTGGAAGCAACACATTTCCACTGACCAACCATTTCACGTCCTCTGGCACAAGCATAAAAGGTTCACGGGCAACAAAAGAAGCAGCTTTCCCTCCGAGCCCTCCATAaggcaggaaagaaaagttCTGCACACCTGTCATGACAGGGTACGGGTGCAGGAGCTCATGCCGCATCGCTTCGGCGACGCCAACCTTGCATGCTCTGTCATCCGAGAATccgcggagagaaaacggcagGGTCGGGTACTCTGAACAACACAAACATAAATTTACGGTCAAGACAGTCGTCAGCGAATTTAGGAGGCGGTCATCTCCTTTTATGAACAGTCCTGCGCCCTCAACGAGAGCGACTTCACTCGACATCACACTGATGCGTCTTCCTACAAGAGATGGTAACACGACATCTTTCGCCTAACCGCTCTGCCGTTCTCTCAAACGACATCACAACCCGCACCCCAAAAAGACACCTGCTCGCGACCTTCTACTTCTTCCAGTACTTTCTCGGCTTTCCTCCTGGCCTTCCGTATTTTTTTCATCTCCCCatgttctgtcttctgttttctcgccaTCTTTCGGGCACTTCACATACTACCCACGACAGGACAGAAAGCCGCCTCTCGGGAAAGAAGGCATAATCTTCGCGACCTACTGTTTTGCACTTCACTCATGAAATGCCGGCCAAGTTGAGACTTGAGGATGTATGTGCGATCTACAGCCCTCTTGTAAACTGTCGGTTTGACTGCCGCGTCTTTGGCCTTGCCTTCGCctgcagacagaaagcagaaTATCCCGGCAACTTCAGCGCGTTACCACCTTGTTACACAACTTTAGGTACACTGATACATCGAAAAGGGCTTCCTATTCACAAGTATTTTGATGCGTGACTTACCGCTAGAGATGACGATATCGACGCCATACACTTCATTTGGCTCGAACTCAAACTCTTCCGGCTGAACAAGCGCCACACCAGAtgcgacagaaaacaaatGAAATAAATGCAACGGTGGCTTTGCGCCACGGATGTGTCGAACAGCTGTTACCACGAAACAAACCTGCTGCAAGTAAAGCATCGTCACGCGAATATACTGCTGGGTGCGAGCGCCACATTGTTTTCACAACCACGCAGAGTACCATCGGTCGTCAGAAGTTCACCGACTGCATTGTTTGAACCCATGTCTCCGATTGGATGGCTTCAAGGGACTGCGCGTCTTGCCAAATGATATACCAAATGTCATTGACAACTTTGTGCTACCGACCGCACATTTTCTAGCTACGACCTTGAAATCTTTCCTCGGAGAGGGGTACACATGCACCAGAAAATCTACGACGTGCTGTCTTCAGCTTCTGTCTcacctcgtcttcgcctggaCCGGGCGTCGCGTCAGCAAAGCATTTGCTGCCCTCGATGACATATCGCTTGAGCTGGTGAGATAGTACACCCTGTGGCAAAACGCACaccggaaaaaacagagatgAGATACAAACAATTACCACCTGTGTCGGCACTCCTGTCGCATGCGCAGACACATATCCATTGACATACACGTGTACCGCCCACATAGCACAATGGGGCAGCTACATTGCTCCCGCTTAAACGCTTGCAAGGCTTTTGCCTCCCGATTCACCTGCAGACAAGTTGGATTCATTGTTAAAAAGAGAACGCTGAGGACGATGGGGACACTGACCCTGTTACAGTATGCTCCTTGTTCTCACCTGGAGGGGCGTGCAGCCGTACTGCTTCGCCGCGAGTTCGATGGTCTTTGTGAGATCTGTGCTTTTGTGGCCAGCCTTTACCAGCCGCATGCACGCCTCGGCGGCTGTCCAACACGCCTTGATAACATCCGCTTTTCTGCCAGTGATGCGTCCTTGTTCCTGTGCACCAGAAGTACCTCCAAAGATTCCAGGCAAGGATGCATCGCAAACGACGGTGTACGCGACGACGGCAATGTAGCCGTCGATGTGGCAGCCCAAATCAACCTTCACAACGTCGCCCTCCGCCAAAActctgtctgtttccgcGTTCTCCTCAACGGGAGAGAAGTGTCCACAAATCTCGTTGATGGAGATACACGTTGGAAAGGCAATGcccttctccatcttcttcccgttttctttcttgttgTACACCTTGGAGCATGCCTCCACGATGTACGTGTCTCCAGTTTTGCACAACGCGTACACGTCCGCGCCTGGAACGCAGCCGCAGATCAcctggaagaaagaagaaacgagttCCACTACGAGGTGATGAGTCACTTCTGCATATGTCGCCACACTCCATTTACCACGATTCTCCACAGTTTCCCATGAGATCTCTGGAAAAAAGCTTGGTAGTGCAGGCGTAAGTACATAGTACGCCGCCATGAATCATGGGAGCAAACGTCTTTCCTGCAACAATTACGTCCGTTGCATTCACCTTCTTTCAAGGCATTATTATCGCCCTCTATAAATTTTTTTCCACTTGAAAATGTGCCAGTCCCGACCCAGGACCCTCCACCGAATGCCTGCATCCACGTCTTGCGCAACATTTCGCATTATCGACTCGATTTTGGCGTCCTGGTTTGCTTCTCAAGAACTGTAGACAAAGAGTGCAAATGAAGATCCAATTTCCTTCCATCGCTGTTAAGAAAATCGCGAACGAATCGTTAACTGAGAAAACCGCCTACCTTCTTAAGCGCGCCATTGACGATATCTGCTGCAGTACGGTACTTGGTCACGACGTCAGGATTGCTCAGATCCTGGACGACTTCTGTCTCAACTTCTGAACCAGTTGCGTCTGCCATGGTTGCTATATCCGACAAAATTGGAAAAGAATGGGAGTTCTGCAGACTGTATTTGCCGAGACTGTCGACGGCCGATGCCCGAGTTGGTTGTCGACTGAATTTCCTGTGTaaaggagagcaggagaacTCTGAAGGTATGAACAATCGGCAGAAAAAACACGGGACATGCAGCAGAAAATGGAACTAAAGGAGGGTAACGAGCAGGCGGTGTGAGCAcgtacacacacacgagcgatggaaaaaacagaggattCGTCCGAAAACTGAGCCTGGCAGAATATACCAGGGCACTCGAAATCCCTAAAAATAAAACTCCCTGAAACAACGACAAACGTCAGAACTCCTCCTATACTTA from the Toxoplasma gondii ME49 chromosome IX, whole genome shotgun sequence genome contains:
- a CDS encoding proliferation-associated protein 2G4, putative (encoded by transcript TGME49_279390) is translated as MLKPVDAQLCISEKEFSCSPLHRKFSRQPTRASAVDSLGKYSLQNSHSFPILSDIATMADATGSEVETEVVQDLSNPDVVTKYRTAADIVNGALKKVICGCVPGADVYALCKTGDTYIVEACSKVYNKKENGKKMEKGIAFPTCISINEICGHFSPVEENAETDRVLAEGDVVKVDLGCHIDGYIAVVAYTVVCDASLPGIFGGTSGAQEQGRITGRKADVIKACWTAAEACMRLVKAGHKSTDLTKTIELAAKQYGCTPLQGVLSHQLKRYVIEGSKCFADATPGPGEDEPEEFEFEPNEVYGVDIVISSGEGKAKDAAVKPTVYKRAVDRTYILKSQLGRHFMSEVQNKYPTLPFSLRGFSDDRACKVGVAEAMRHELLHPYPVMTEKPGEYVAQFKFTLLLLPTGTKKVTGLPLLYEKELDSIHTVEDESLKALLAVSVNPKKLKKKAQVEKREDANNA